In Actinomadura citrea, a single window of DNA contains:
- a CDS encoding transglycosylase domain-containing protein, with translation MGFGTPGMPGAAPKPGVREKLGELGKAGQGLGAKVTAKFRGGGVRAANRTGGPGGPAGPGGPGGPGGPGGPGGPGGPGRHGPPGKKGFLGHLRSRETGWRRFVPSWKVVGGVCGLGLAAFVTLVWVAYANTPTPKEPTVAGVEDQASIFYYTDGTEIGRIGKKRQSVELAKVPPNVQNAVLAAENRSFRTDPGFSVKGTTRAVWDNLTGGSGGGSTITQQLAKNYYSDPSNRTVSRKFQELFISLKLEDEHSKDEILKLYLNTIYFGRDTYGIQAASREYFGTDVWKLRPDQAALLGGIIQNPNRDPGDKASQAWATSRYQYTLNGMVSMGKLSRAEADKYIKQGPPKIRKAGTSDQLYGGQRGYMLMRAKLELGRQGIDTKELTTQGLRVYTTFDRKKMAMAKRAAEHTVPQVNPKKLAKKKIRVGLVSVNSANGEVVAFYGGPDYLDQSFDNVWQGSAQAGSAMKPYVLATALKQNYSLKSLVEGRSKAPIGPDGSVVSKDDPNAVIVPNSHDVGPAINLITATKDSVNTAFLQLMGKVGIEEAMKTETDAGIASDLLEPHKCCLNLALGVNNIRPIEQAAGYAVFANGGMYHQPHVIRVVKKSDGKSVRLRPTYEKRRVFSPKVAADATYAMQQVIKGGTATAAALPDGRQAAGKTGTTDRNVSSWFVGYVPQVSTAVTIYNDAIGPDGKKKSVILPQIGEVEGGTIPARIWRSYMANAVQGMAPQAFPAPAWGGIVQKWAKPPEKKKDDEGKPPWCNTPVGKFDPRCQDGGDGGDGGQGKPCQSPFQNGNCDPNKPPSNPPPRWWCQIHQGDPACRGRRGGRGAQAETESLRPLLLLARPPE, from the coding sequence ATGGGGTTCGGGACGCCGGGGATGCCCGGCGCGGCCCCGAAGCCGGGCGTGCGCGAGAAACTCGGTGAGCTCGGAAAGGCCGGGCAGGGGCTCGGCGCGAAGGTGACCGCGAAGTTCCGCGGCGGCGGCGTGCGCGCGGCCAACCGCACAGGCGGGCCGGGTGGCCCAGCCGGCCCCGGCGGACCTGGCGGCCCCGGCGGTCCGGGAGGCCCCGGTGGGCCCGGTGGGCCCGGACGGCACGGACCGCCCGGCAAGAAGGGGTTCCTCGGCCACCTGCGGTCCCGCGAGACCGGCTGGCGGCGCTTCGTCCCGTCCTGGAAGGTCGTGGGCGGCGTCTGCGGGCTCGGCCTCGCGGCGTTCGTCACGCTGGTCTGGGTCGCCTACGCGAACACGCCGACCCCGAAGGAGCCGACGGTCGCGGGCGTCGAGGACCAGGCGTCGATCTTCTACTACACCGACGGCACCGAGATCGGCCGGATCGGCAAGAAGCGGCAGAGCGTCGAGCTGGCCAAGGTCCCGCCGAACGTCCAGAACGCGGTGCTGGCGGCGGAGAACCGCAGCTTCCGCACCGACCCGGGGTTCTCGGTCAAGGGCACGACGCGGGCGGTGTGGGACAACCTGACCGGCGGGTCGGGCGGCGGTTCCACGATCACCCAGCAGCTCGCGAAGAACTACTACTCCGACCCGAGCAACCGGACGGTCAGCCGGAAGTTCCAGGAGCTGTTCATCTCGCTGAAGCTGGAGGACGAGCACTCCAAGGACGAGATCCTCAAGCTCTACCTGAACACGATCTACTTCGGCCGCGACACCTACGGCATCCAGGCGGCGTCCCGCGAGTACTTCGGGACGGACGTGTGGAAGCTGCGGCCCGACCAGGCGGCCCTCCTCGGCGGCATCATCCAGAACCCGAACCGGGACCCGGGCGACAAGGCCAGCCAGGCGTGGGCGACCTCCAGGTACCAGTACACGCTCAACGGCATGGTCTCGATGGGCAAGCTCAGCCGGGCCGAGGCCGACAAGTACATCAAGCAGGGCCCGCCCAAGATCCGGAAGGCGGGAACCAGCGACCAGCTCTACGGCGGTCAGCGCGGCTACATGCTGATGCGCGCCAAGCTGGAGCTCGGCCGGCAGGGCATCGACACCAAGGAACTGACGACCCAGGGCCTGCGGGTCTACACGACGTTCGACCGCAAGAAGATGGCCATGGCCAAGCGGGCGGCCGAGCACACCGTCCCGCAGGTGAACCCGAAGAAGCTGGCGAAGAAGAAGATCCGGGTCGGCCTGGTCTCGGTGAACAGCGCGAACGGCGAAGTCGTCGCGTTCTACGGCGGTCCCGACTACCTGGACCAGTCCTTCGACAACGTGTGGCAGGGCTCGGCACAGGCCGGGTCCGCGATGAAGCCCTACGTGCTCGCGACTGCGCTGAAGCAGAACTACAGCCTGAAGAGCCTCGTCGAGGGACGGTCGAAGGCGCCGATCGGCCCGGACGGCAGCGTGGTGTCCAAGGACGACCCGAACGCCGTGATCGTCCCGAACAGCCATGACGTGGGCCCGGCGATCAACTTGATCACCGCGACGAAGGACTCGGTCAACACCGCGTTCCTCCAGCTGATGGGCAAGGTCGGCATCGAGGAGGCGATGAAGACCGAGACCGACGCCGGCATCGCGTCCGACCTGCTGGAACCGCACAAGTGCTGCCTGAACCTCGCGCTGGGCGTCAACAACATCCGGCCGATCGAGCAGGCGGCGGGGTACGCGGTGTTCGCCAACGGCGGGATGTACCACCAGCCGCACGTGATCCGCGTGGTCAAGAAGTCGGACGGCAAGTCGGTGCGGCTGCGGCCGACGTACGAGAAGCGCCGCGTCTTCAGCCCGAAGGTCGCCGCGGACGCGACGTACGCGATGCAGCAGGTCATCAAGGGCGGGACCGCGACGGCGGCCGCCCTGCCGGACGGACGCCAGGCCGCGGGCAAGACCGGCACGACGGACCGGAACGTCTCGTCGTGGTTCGTCGGATACGTCCCGCAGGTCTCGACCGCGGTGACGATCTACAACGACGCGATCGGCCCGGACGGCAAGAAGAAGTCGGTGATCCTGCCGCAGATCGGCGAGGTGGAGGGCGGCACGATCCCCGCCCGCATCTGGCGGTCCTACATGGCGAACGCGGTGCAGGGCATGGCCCCGCAGGCGTTCCCGGCGCCCGCGTGGGGCGGGATCGTGCAGAAGTGGGCGAAGCCGCCGGAGAAGAAGAAGGACGACGAGGGCAAGCCGCCTTGGTGCAACACCCCGGTGGGCAAGTTCGACCCGCGCTGCCAGGACGGCGGCGACGGCGGCGACGGCGGCCAGGGGAAGCCGTGCCAGTCCCCGTTCCAGAACGGCAACTGCGACCCGAACAAGCCGCCGAGCAACCCGCCGCCCCGGTGGTGGTGCCAGATCCACCAGGGCGACCCCGCCTGCCGGGGTCGGAGAGGCGGCCGCGGCGCCCAGGCCGAGACCGAGAGCCTGCGGCCCCTGCTGCTGCTGGCGAGGCCGCCCGAATGA
- a CDS encoding PadR family transcriptional regulator — protein MAAKKGAGVLELAVLGLLHESPMHGYELRKRLNTLLGMFRAFSYGSLYPCLKQLLANGLIMEDRPEEPNAPLALQSRRSKIVYKLTADGKERLQLLLTEAGPASWEDEGFGVHFAFFSHTRADVRLRILEGRRSRLEERLESVRAALARTRERVDSYTLELQNHGLESVEREVRWLNELIGRERAEQEQQAQSAKRIDQDMPRDEGR, from the coding sequence ATGGCGGCCAAGAAGGGCGCGGGCGTGCTGGAGCTCGCCGTGCTCGGGCTGCTGCACGAGTCCCCGATGCACGGATACGAGCTGCGCAAGCGGCTCAACACCCTGCTGGGCATGTTCCGCGCGTTCTCGTACGGCTCGCTCTACCCGTGCCTCAAGCAGCTCCTGGCCAACGGGCTGATCATGGAGGACCGGCCGGAGGAGCCGAACGCGCCGCTGGCGCTGCAGAGCCGCCGATCGAAGATCGTTTACAAGCTCACCGCCGACGGCAAGGAGCGCCTGCAGTTGCTCCTCACCGAGGCCGGCCCGGCTTCGTGGGAGGACGAGGGGTTCGGCGTGCACTTCGCCTTCTTCTCGCACACCCGTGCCGACGTCCGGCTGCGGATCCTCGAAGGCCGGCGCAGCCGGCTGGAGGAGCGCCTGGAGAGCGTTCGCGCCGCCCTGGCGCGAACCCGCGAGCGAGTCGACTCCTACACCCTGGAACTGCAGAACCACGGGCTGGAGTCCGTCGAGCGCGAGGTCCGGTGGCTCAACGAGCTCATCGGGCGCGAGCGGGCCGAGCAGGAACAGCAAGCACAGTCAGCTAAGCGAATTGACCAGGACATGCCTCGGGACGAGGGCCGCTGA
- a CDS encoding inositol-3-phosphate synthase: MGSVRVAIVGVGNCASSLVQGVEFYKDATPDTRVPGLMHVQFGEYHVGDVEFVAAFDVDAKKVGMDLSEAIHASENNTIKFADVPPTGVTVQRGHTFDGLGEYYLDMVEESDAQPVDVVQALKDAEVDVLVSYLPVGSEEADRFYAQCAIDAKVAFVNALPVFIASDPEWAQKFTDAGVPIVGDDIKSQVGATITHRVMARLFEDRGVELLRTYQLNFGGNMDFMNMLERKRLQSKKISKTQSVTSQIPHEMAKADVHIGPSDHVPWLDDRKWAYVRLEGRSFGDTPLNLEYKLEVWDSPNSAGVIIDAVRAAKIAKDRGIGGPILSASSYFMKSPPEQYNDDQAHDAVEKFIRGEIER, encoded by the coding sequence ATGGGTTCGGTGCGCGTAGCCATCGTCGGTGTGGGCAACTGCGCCTCTTCACTCGTCCAGGGAGTCGAGTTCTACAAGGACGCGACCCCCGACACGCGAGTTCCCGGCCTGATGCACGTCCAGTTCGGCGAGTACCACGTGGGCGACGTCGAGTTCGTGGCGGCGTTCGACGTGGACGCCAAGAAGGTCGGGATGGACCTGTCCGAGGCCATCCACGCCAGCGAGAACAACACCATCAAGTTCGCCGACGTGCCCCCCACCGGGGTGACCGTCCAGCGCGGGCACACTTTCGACGGCCTCGGCGAGTACTACCTCGACATGGTCGAGGAGTCCGACGCCCAGCCGGTCGACGTCGTGCAGGCGCTGAAGGACGCCGAGGTGGACGTCCTGGTGTCGTACCTGCCGGTGGGCTCGGAGGAGGCCGACCGCTTCTACGCCCAGTGCGCGATCGACGCCAAGGTCGCGTTCGTCAACGCGCTGCCGGTGTTCATCGCCAGCGACCCCGAGTGGGCGCAGAAGTTCACCGACGCGGGCGTTCCGATCGTCGGCGACGACATCAAGTCGCAGGTCGGCGCCACCATCACGCACCGCGTCATGGCCCGCCTCTTCGAGGACCGCGGCGTCGAGCTGCTGCGCACGTACCAGCTCAACTTCGGCGGCAACATGGACTTCATGAACATGCTGGAGCGCAAGCGGCTCCAGTCCAAGAAGATCTCCAAGACGCAGTCGGTCACCTCGCAGATCCCGCACGAGATGGCGAAGGCGGACGTGCACATCGGCCCGTCCGACCACGTGCCGTGGCTGGACGACCGCAAGTGGGCCTACGTCCGGCTGGAGGGCCGCTCCTTCGGCGACACGCCCCTCAACCTGGAGTACAAGCTGGAGGTCTGGGACTCCCCGAACTCCGCCGGCGTCATCATCGACGCCGTCCGCGCCGCCAAGATCGCCAAGGACCGCGGCATCGGCGGCCCGATCCTGTCGGCCAGCTCCTACTTCATGAAGTCGCCGCCGGAGCAGTACAACGACGACCAGGCGCACGACGCGGTGGAGAAGTTCATCCGCGGCGAGATCGAGCGCTAA
- a CDS encoding ABC transporter substrate-binding protein gives MAAREMIKVTAGLAGLVVGLAGCAGGGDGASAEGASRQGGTLRVVGSSDVEHLDPASVASVGAYGLVRMFARTLFGNRASNDFQETVPVRPDVAERIPTRENGDVGKDRRTYTVRLRDGVRWNTNPPRPVTAQDFVRAFERLCNPASPSAAKGYFVSTLKGMDAFCRGYGSVNAKDAGAIAAYQRDHGFEGVRAKDERTLVFKLKRPASDFLNLLSLPVTAAAPQEYDRYVPDSAEFRQHTVSNGPYQITDYKPGISYLLTHNPAWQAGSDPLRERHVAKIQITLGQDSPETVQQQIEQGNADLAWDQPVPTSAIPRLRDDPRFAIRETPNNSPYLVFNTRSPRNRGALGDRAVRQALEYAVDRSALIKIVGGPSVARPLHTVIPPGNSGYAAVNHYPTPGESGDPAKCRELLGKAGRPGLKLKFPYRTNSVHKLIAQSIAQNLDACGVETELAPDSGGSFYSSTLSTPARAREGAWDIAAPGWVPDWYGNNGRSIIQPLFDGRTYGPNSTNYGGYDNPQVNALIDAALTAPDAQRAAGYWQQADQKIMEDAAIVPLLDRAQTTYRSSRVHGAFFLPTTAAYDLTRVFIA, from the coding sequence GTGGCGGCACGCGAAATGATCAAGGTGACGGCGGGGCTGGCGGGCCTCGTGGTGGGGCTCGCCGGATGCGCCGGAGGAGGGGACGGCGCGTCCGCGGAGGGCGCGTCCCGCCAGGGCGGCACGCTGCGCGTCGTCGGCTCGTCCGACGTGGAGCACCTCGACCCCGCGTCCGTGGCCAGCGTCGGCGCGTACGGGCTCGTCCGCATGTTCGCCCGGACCCTGTTCGGGAACCGGGCGTCCAACGACTTCCAGGAGACGGTCCCCGTGCGGCCCGACGTCGCCGAGCGGATCCCGACACGCGAGAACGGCGACGTCGGCAAGGACCGCCGCACGTACACGGTCCGGCTGCGCGACGGCGTCCGGTGGAACACCAACCCGCCGCGCCCCGTGACCGCCCAGGACTTCGTCCGCGCCTTCGAACGGCTGTGCAACCCGGCCTCGCCGTCCGCCGCCAAGGGCTACTTCGTCTCCACCCTCAAGGGCATGGACGCGTTCTGCCGCGGATACGGCTCCGTCAACGCCAAGGACGCCGGGGCGATCGCCGCCTACCAGCGCGACCACGGCTTCGAGGGCGTCCGCGCCAAGGACGAACGGACGCTGGTGTTCAAGCTGAAGCGTCCCGCCAGCGACTTCCTCAACCTGCTGTCGCTCCCGGTCACCGCGGCCGCGCCGCAGGAGTACGACCGGTACGTCCCGGACAGTGCCGAGTTCCGGCAGCACACCGTCTCCAACGGCCCGTACCAGATCACCGACTACAAGCCGGGCATCTCCTACCTGCTCACTCACAACCCGGCGTGGCAGGCCGGCTCGGACCCGCTGCGCGAGCGGCACGTCGCGAAGATCCAGATCACGCTGGGGCAGGACTCGCCGGAGACCGTCCAGCAGCAGATCGAGCAGGGAAACGCCGACCTCGCGTGGGACCAGCCCGTCCCGACGTCGGCGATCCCGCGGCTGCGCGACGACCCGCGCTTCGCGATCAGGGAGACCCCGAACAACAGCCCGTACCTGGTGTTCAACACGCGCAGCCCCCGCAACCGCGGCGCGCTCGGCGACCGGGCGGTCCGGCAGGCGCTGGAGTACGCCGTCGACCGCAGCGCCCTCATCAAGATCGTCGGCGGGCCGTCCGTGGCCAGGCCGCTGCACACGGTGATCCCGCCGGGCAACTCCGGCTACGCGGCCGTCAACCACTACCCCACGCCCGGTGAGTCCGGCGACCCCGCCAAATGCCGCGAACTGCTCGGCAAGGCGGGCCGCCCCGGCCTCAAGCTGAAGTTCCCGTACCGGACCAACAGCGTCCACAAACTGATCGCCCAGTCCATCGCCCAGAACCTCGACGCCTGCGGAGTCGAGACGGAACTGGCCCCCGACTCGGGCGGCTCCTTCTACTCCAGCACCCTCTCCACCCCCGCCCGCGCCCGCGAGGGCGCCTGGGACATCGCCGCCCCTGGCTGGGTCCCCGACTGGTACGGCAACAACGGCCGCTCGATCATCCAGCCGCTCTTCGACGGCCGCACCTACGGCCCCAACTCCACCAACTACGGCGGCTACGACAATCCTCAGGTCAACGCCCTCATCGACGCCGCCCTCACCGCCCCCGACGCCCAGCGCGCCGCCGGCTACTGGCAGCAGGCCGACCAGAAGATCATGGAAGACGCCGCGATCGTCCCCCTCCTGGACCGCGCCCAGACCACCTACCGCTCCTCCCGCGTCCACGGCGCCTTCTTCCTCCCCACCACCGCCGCCTACGACCTCACGAGGGTCTTTATTGCGTAG